A window of Osmerus mordax isolate fOsmMor3 chromosome 11, fOsmMor3.pri, whole genome shotgun sequence genomic DNA:
gcatgcataaTAAGATCAGTGCAGGGGCGTATGAGTTGTATTCACCATGAAAAGTCAGTGCTGTGAAGTGGAGACTGACCTCACTCCCACTCAGAGCTccggagaagagggggagagggagtcacGGCTAACTCGACCATGATGCTCCTTCACAGGCTACACTCACAAAAGTAGGAGAGGCCCCTGGAGGGCCCTGACGCACTGCCACCCACCTTTCCATGCCAAGCCTACAGTATGTGTGCGGTAGACTTGGGTCTGAGTGTATATCTTTGCTTTCATTACGGCTTTAAATGACAGCTTTTGTGTGCATTTAAACTGTAGTAGGGTGGATGGGTTTGTGTGGgcgggtgcgtgtgtgtctgacccaCCATTCATGATGGGGACCAAGAAGTTCCAGAACTGACAGCGCTCAGCAAACATCTTCCTCTGGAGGAGAGGCGGGCCACTGTCCAGTCTGATGTATTCCTGCTGCTCCAAGGTAAACATGGGCCAATCCCCATCTGTTATCATTGGGTGCCTACCAAAAAAAGAATAGGTGACTGCATATACATTGGGTACATTGCCCCATGGAGGTATTTATGATACATATCCATATACAAATATTGCATCATAAATATAAACATTGTGCATGGTCATGAGaagacatgcatgcaaactgatacacattttttaaattatattatATACTTTGATTTACTTGTGAGTAGAACTTTGAGAGATCTATGAAGAGatccttgtgtgagtgtgtagcaaATCTAACATACCCAGTTCTGGCAAAGTTGGCCCAACGCTTCATAAGCTCCTTACTTAGAGCCACCTCCTCATATGTGTATCCCAGACTGCTATTCAGCGGAATTCCCAAGACAAACTCAATCTCGTAGCCATGCATGACGCCCATCCACGCTGGCCAGGGATTGGCTGAGGAGTGGTGGTCGAACAGATAAAGGTGGGACTTACCCCCGTGTTCTGTATACCTGTAGTGAAACAAACCACAAATGTGTAAGCCCAATAGAACTTCAGTCTTTGTGACAAAACAGAACTTAactctgtcctttctctccatccttacCTGTGGGTAAAGTTTAACAATGGGCAGTTAAAGAACCAGTCACCCACTATACTACCAAGTGCATCACGATATTTTGCACTGCTACTCTCATTTGCCCAATAGAGGTAGCGTGAAGCCACCTTCTCTCTCAAAACATCATTGAATTGTGGCAGTGCTAATTTCAGCCCTTCCAGGAAGTTGTCTTTGCTGATCAGGCTCTGGCCAGTGATGTCAAATCCTGGTGCCCCTTGAAGCAGGAAGTAAGTCCCTTCATCCTTGTTTAGACCAACCAGAACATCAGTCTTCTTGAAGTTACCACTTTGGAGCAGGACCTGGGTTTTATACAAACAGATACAAATATCTTATTTAATCAGCGTTCAGAGATTATCAGTGATCAGATGGAGGAAATTCTTGGAACAATGGGCAAACTCATCTAAAATTGAGAATAAACCTTTTTTCCTTAAGTTTTTTTCACCCTCAAATTTAATTAAACCATGTTCCAAATAGAATTTGACAGCATTTAAACGGTAGGCACCACTAAACACACATAGTACATACATATTATACCTCAGGGTGTTCTGGTAAGAAGTGTCCATCCACAACTGGGTGGAATGGTAACCCTATAAGTGAGGGGCCGCTGAGAACATGAaactggtggaggaggatgtcATCAACAGGAGCTTCCTGCAGACATGGCTCCAGGTCtgccagggaggagaggggacaacCCAGAGCCTTCCCCAGGCTCCATGACCTGCCGCCGGCGAAGAAAGACCCATCACAGCCCGTGTGTCCGATTGCATGTCACAGGTGTCCCCCAAAAATCAGCTAAAGTAGGTATGCGTGCGTGCACACGTGTTTGTAGGAAGTGGCCTTTTAACTTAGCATGTGTGGAAAATTCCTAAACTGAATAAAGAAAATATAATATTTAAATACGTAGATTCCAATGTTGATATTTTCTCTGTGTATGGGTACCTATTCCAGGCCTCTGCCTGGCTCAGTGAGACCCATGGAGCGTTGGGCGAACCACTCTGCAGTATGGCTCTATGGAAGAGCCCCTGGCTTCCTGGAGAGAGCAGGTGGACACCCACCGACCCTGCTCCAGCACTTTCCCCAAACAGCGTCACCTGAGATCGGACACAAAACA
This region includes:
- the ache gene encoding acetylcholinesterase, translated to MATHIPAHITIILSLLLLRLLTLTSATQHDLIVATAIGRVRGVRLSVPGSGSILAFLGIPYGKPPVGKLRFRSPEPVEEWAGVKDATRFPNSCCQPLDTAFPGFQGAEMWNANTQMSEDCLYLNVWTPCPTHPQSSTLAPVMVWIYGGGFTSGTSSLNIYDGRFLSQSEDVVVVSMNYRLGALGFLALPGAPRVHGNSGILDQQLALRWVMENIEAFGGDPSKVTLFGESAGAGSVGVHLLSPGSQGLFHRAILQSGSPNAPWVSLSQAEAWNRSWSLGKALGCPLSSLADLEPCLQEAPVDDILLHQFHVLSGPSLIGLPFHPVVDGHFLPEHPEVLLQSGNFKKTDVLVGLNKDEGTYFLLQGAPGFDITGQSLISKDNFLEGLKLALPQFNDVLREKVASRYLYWANESSSAKYRDALGSIVGDWFFNCPLLNFTHRYTEHGGKSHLYLFDHHSSANPWPAWMGVMHGYEIEFVLGIPLNSSLGYTYEEVALSKELMKRWANFARTGHPMITDGDWPMFTLEQQEYIRLDSGPPLLQRKMFAERCQFWNFLVPIMNDLRSCSCGRQHVNRCVLLALGLLMFIFELLQ